A portion of the Sulfuricurvum kujiense DSM 16994 genome contains these proteins:
- the pyrE gene encoding orotate phosphoribosyltransferase encodes MDIKAIYMNANAMLEGHFKLSSGNHSQYYLQSAKVLEDPKTAKLLADALSDKIKANGIVIDTVCAPALGGLIAGFALATALDKRSIFAERVNGEMQIRRGFEITPGEKVLICEDIITTGGSAMEAAKAIEALGGVVVGFAALANRGFCKRDGSALERKANCALPSDKPLFALADFDFEMYAPDNCPLCADGSEAIKPGSRGN; translated from the coding sequence ATGGATATCAAAGCTATTTACATGAACGCCAATGCCATGCTTGAGGGGCATTTCAAACTCAGCTCAGGCAATCATTCGCAGTATTATCTCCAATCGGCGAAAGTACTCGAAGACCCTAAAACGGCAAAGCTTCTTGCCGATGCATTGAGCGATAAAATCAAAGCAAACGGCATTGTCATCGATACCGTATGTGCACCCGCTTTGGGCGGTTTGATCGCAGGATTCGCCCTCGCGACCGCACTGGACAAACGTTCTATCTTTGCGGAGCGTGTCAACGGTGAGATGCAGATCCGCCGCGGATTCGAGATCACTCCGGGCGAAAAAGTCCTCATCTGTGAAGACATCATCACCACAGGCGGCTCGGCGATGGAAGCGGCCAAAGCGATCGAAGCGCTCGGCGGCGTCGTCGTCGGATTTGCCGCTCTTGCCAACCGCGGTTTTTGCAAACGCGACGGAAGTGCGCTGGAGCGTAAAGCCAACTGTGCATTGCCATCCGACAAACCGCTTTTTGCCCTCGCCGATTTCGATTTTGAAATGTACGCACCGGATAACTGTCCGTTGTGTGCCGATGGAAGCGAAGCAATTAAGCCGGGGTCACGAGGAAACTAG
- a CDS encoding cation:proton antiporter produces the protein MESALYYVTIALGFSIVVNLILKRFGISQIIGYILTGVTVAYGFDLRHMADSHTLEIIAEFGVVFLMFTIGLEVSLQRLSTMKTDVFFNGSFQVILSAVIFFAIAYGILSVSLATAIIISMALSLSSTAVVLSYLKSTKEIARPYGQKATGILIFQDLAVIPILILIGFLSSDGKDIGDVLIQTAISAVVIVGSLFIVGKRVMTWLLHFSSTSEVDELFMGSVLVIVVASSLLASYAGFTYSLGAFVAGMIIAETRYHHKVESDIAPFKDLLLGTFFVTVGMKIDLGLFVQHMDDVIAILFAVLAVKAIVIFGVVRMKSQSKVAFKTAIALSQVGEFSFAIFALAGNQELIPSELSQILVLVVVLSIIATPFILANLSRISGYFFKDVSVTETFAMLPGRNHHIIVCGYGVVGKFVAKELRASGVDYVVADNSYKHVQEALRDGQEVYFGDMSKTAILDKLCTKDSVSVIITLDNLEKKRLICEAIIRYAPEVKLVVKVVSLEEKRALRGLPISITIDGKKEVASRLVSEAVTCEL, from the coding sequence ATGGAATCGGCTCTTTATTACGTCACGATAGCATTGGGATTTTCTATCGTCGTGAATCTTATTTTAAAACGATTCGGCATTTCCCAGATTATCGGTTACATTTTAACCGGGGTGACGGTTGCGTATGGATTTGATCTGCGGCATATGGCGGATTCGCATACCTTGGAGATAATTGCCGAGTTCGGCGTCGTCTTTTTGATGTTTACGATCGGGCTTGAGGTTTCATTGCAGCGTCTTTCCACGATGAAAACCGATGTGTTTTTTAACGGATCGTTTCAGGTTATCCTCTCCGCCGTCATCTTTTTTGCAATTGCGTACGGAATCCTCTCTGTTTCGTTGGCGACGGCAATCATCATCTCTATGGCACTTTCGCTCTCTTCGACCGCCGTGGTATTGAGCTATCTTAAATCGACGAAAGAGATTGCCCGTCCTTACGGTCAAAAAGCGACCGGGATTTTAATTTTTCAAGATCTTGCCGTCATCCCGATTTTGATTTTGATCGGTTTTTTGAGTTCTGACGGTAAAGATATCGGCGATGTTTTGATCCAAACGGCGATTAGTGCGGTCGTGATTGTCGGATCACTGTTTATAGTCGGCAAACGTGTGATGACATGGCTTCTTCATTTTTCTTCCACCAGTGAAGTCGATGAGCTCTTCATGGGATCGGTCTTGGTCATCGTCGTCGCCTCGTCGCTGCTTGCATCCTATGCCGGATTTACCTATTCGCTGGGGGCGTTTGTCGCGGGGATGATCATAGCCGAAACCCGCTACCACCATAAAGTCGAATCGGATATTGCTCCGTTTAAAGATTTGCTGCTGGGGACCTTTTTCGTTACGGTCGGGATGAAGATTGACTTGGGATTGTTTGTGCAACATATGGACGATGTTATTGCAATCTTGTTCGCGGTATTGGCAGTTAAAGCGATCGTCATTTTTGGTGTTGTGCGGATGAAATCACAATCCAAAGTCGCCTTTAAAACGGCGATAGCCCTCTCTCAGGTCGGGGAATTCTCATTTGCAATTTTTGCTTTAGCGGGGAATCAGGAACTCATCCCTTCCGAGCTCTCTCAGATTTTGGTTCTGGTTGTCGTCCTTTCTATCATCGCAACCCCTTTTATTCTGGCGAATCTATCACGTATCAGCGGCTATTTTTTCAAAGACGTCAGCGTTACGGAGACGTTTGCGATGCTCCCGGGGCGGAATCACCACATTATTGTCTGCGGGTACGGCGTCGTCGGGAAATTCGTCGCTAAAGAGCTCCGTGCTTCGGGAGTCGATTACGTTGTAGCCGATAACAGCTATAAACATGTTCAAGAGGCGCTGCGGGATGGACAAGAGGTCTATTTCGGAGATATGTCCAAAACGGCTATTTTGGATAAGCTGTGTACCAAGGATTCAGTCAGCGTCATCATTACCTTGGACAATCTTGAGAAGAAAAGACTGATCTGCGAAGCGATTATCCGCTATGCGCCTGAAGTGAAGTTGGTAGTAAAAGTAGTGAGTCTGGAAGAGAAACGGGCGTTAAGAGGACTCCCCATCTCGATAACGATTGACGGGAAGAAAGAGGTAGCTTCACGTCTGGTGAGCGAAGCCGTTACGTGTGAGTTATGA
- a CDS encoding CTP synthase, with protein sequence MTKYIFVTGGVLSSLGKGITAASIGALLKHSGKQVGMLKIDPYINVDPGTMSPLEHGEVFVTKDGAETDLDIGNYERFLDASFLRTSNFTTGQVYSSVIERERSGGYLGQTIQVVPHIVGEIVDRIKKAGEGHEILVVELGGTVGDIEGLPYMEAIRMMKHDDEVEGTFFIHVTLIPFIKAAGEHKSKPTQHSVQELRRIGITPQMIIARSEERLPKTFKKKLALACDVSNDSIIEAMDEQTIYAVPLSFLQQNILAPISKELELGELKPDMEQWDSLVKKIVSPKYHVTIGFVGKYLELKESYKSLIEALIHSGAHLDTRVAIHWVDSEKIETQGAEALLRDCDSVLVAGGFGNRGVEGKIEAIRYARENNMPYLGICLGMQLSIVEYARNVLGYEDANSIEFNPTTTHPMIYLIDNFIDQSGETQLRTHHSPMGGTLRLGEYPCETKAGSKLRAAYNNEPLIYERHRHRYEANPTYREALENAGMIVTGESHGLIEAVEIPKHPWFLGVQFHPEFTSRLQSPNASILGFVKATFDHANPNPA encoded by the coding sequence ATGACCAAATATATTTTTGTCACCGGCGGAGTTCTGAGTTCACTTGGAAAAGGGATTACGGCAGCCAGTATCGGCGCACTCCTCAAACACTCCGGCAAACAGGTCGGCATGCTCAAAATCGATCCGTACATCAACGTCGATCCAGGAACCATGAGTCCGTTGGAGCACGGTGAAGTATTTGTTACCAAAGACGGGGCAGAGACCGATTTGGATATCGGAAACTACGAGCGCTTTCTCGATGCCTCTTTTTTACGTACCAGCAACTTCACAACGGGTCAGGTCTACAGCTCGGTCATCGAACGCGAACGCAGCGGCGGATACTTGGGTCAAACGATCCAAGTCGTCCCCCACATCGTCGGTGAAATCGTCGATCGGATCAAAAAAGCGGGCGAGGGGCATGAAATTCTCGTTGTCGAGCTCGGCGGTACCGTCGGTGATATCGAAGGGTTGCCGTATATGGAAGCGATCCGAATGATGAAACATGACGACGAGGTTGAGGGGACGTTTTTTATCCACGTCACCCTGATCCCGTTTATCAAAGCGGCAGGCGAGCACAAAAGCAAACCAACCCAGCACTCGGTTCAGGAGCTTCGCCGTATCGGTATTACCCCGCAAATGATTATCGCCCGCAGCGAAGAGCGCCTGCCGAAAACGTTTAAGAAAAAACTGGCCCTTGCGTGTGATGTCAGCAACGACAGTATCATCGAAGCGATGGACGAACAGACCATCTATGCCGTTCCGCTCAGCTTCCTGCAACAAAACATCCTCGCTCCGATCAGCAAAGAGCTGGAGCTAGGCGAACTCAAACCCGATATGGAACAATGGGACTCTTTGGTCAAAAAAATCGTCTCTCCGAAATACCACGTTACCATCGGCTTCGTCGGAAAATATCTGGAGCTCAAAGAGTCGTATAAATCACTTATCGAAGCGCTGATCCACTCGGGTGCCCATCTCGATACCCGCGTTGCGATCCACTGGGTTGACAGTGAAAAAATCGAAACCCAAGGGGCGGAAGCGCTTCTTCGCGACTGCGATTCGGTTCTCGTAGCCGGCGGATTCGGAAATCGCGGGGTTGAGGGGAAAATCGAAGCGATTCGATATGCCCGCGAAAACAATATGCCGTATTTGGGAATCTGTCTGGGAATGCAGCTCTCGATCGTCGAGTATGCCCGTAACGTTTTAGGCTACGAAGATGCCAACTCGATCGAGTTTAACCCGACAACGACCCATCCGATGATCTACCTCATCGATAACTTTATCGACCAATCGGGCGAAACGCAGCTGAGAACCCACCACTCGCCGATGGGCGGAACACTCCGTTTGGGCGAATATCCGTGCGAAACCAAAGCGGGATCAAAACTTCGCGCCGCGTATAACAACGAACCGCTCATTTACGAGCGCCACCGTCACCGCTACGAAGCCAATCCGACCTACCGTGAAGCACTTGAAAATGCGGGAATGATCGTAACGGGCGAATCTCACGGACTTATCGAAGCCGTCGAAATTCCAAAGCATCCGTGGTTTTTAGGGGTACAGTTCCATCCGGAGTTCACCTCTCGCCTCCAAAGCCCGAATGCCTCTATCCTAGGGTTCGTAAAAGCGACATTCGATCATGCCAACCCGAATCCTGCCTGA
- the recJ gene encoding single-stranded-DNA-specific exonuclease RecJ: MPTRILPEVPLLDHTALGSFLASRFESQSEKLSDIPHPSNLKDAQKGADRLARAIRNHERIALVGDYDVDGVTSTAIVKRFFDLISYPLITTIPNRFSDGYGVSKNVLERLDADVIFTVDNGINAIEAAEVCKTRGIDLIITDHHTPGDTLPNAYAIINPKQSDCPYPFKEICGAQVGWLFMGLLKQELNLSIDMRQFFPFLALAIIADVMPLVGINRAIVKTGLDMMQTSSLSPFVMIRDFLNRSAVSSEDIAFQIAPRINSAGRLEDASIALEFLMADTTEKAYHQFELLTALNTLRKETEAQTTAEAMLHVNPKEQIIVVAGEHWNEGVVGIVASRLVNHFQKPAIVLSVHNGIAKGSGRSIGNVDLYSLIKSQEKHLQKFGGHKMAAGLSMSSDAIEAFRLGINEAAKQINPADFIPHSDIIGELEHEMINFQLLELLERFEPYGEGNPRPRFLIREADVVTVKLFGSDQSHSRLELRPSRLSPKTLELIAFRRTLECPENKKMSCSYTVNKNEWNGRVSIQLMVERVF, translated from the coding sequence ATGCCAACCCGAATCCTGCCTGAGGTTCCCCTTCTCGATCACACAGCACTCGGGAGTTTTTTAGCGAGCCGATTTGAATCGCAAAGTGAAAAACTCTCCGATATTCCCCATCCTTCCAATCTAAAAGATGCGCAAAAGGGGGCCGATCGGCTCGCTCGCGCCATCCGCAACCATGAACGTATCGCTCTCGTCGGTGATTATGATGTTGACGGCGTCACCTCTACCGCTATCGTCAAGCGTTTTTTCGACCTCATCTCTTATCCCCTTATCACGACGATACCGAACCGATTCAGCGACGGATACGGCGTCTCTAAAAACGTTTTGGAACGGCTCGATGCCGATGTGATCTTTACCGTTGACAACGGGATCAATGCCATCGAAGCCGCAGAAGTATGCAAAACACGGGGGATCGATCTGATCATCACCGACCACCACACTCCCGGAGACACTCTCCCCAATGCCTATGCAATCATCAATCCGAAACAAAGCGACTGCCCCTATCCGTTTAAAGAGATATGCGGTGCACAGGTGGGATGGCTTTTTATGGGGCTTCTCAAACAAGAACTGAATCTCTCCATCGACATGCGTCAGTTTTTTCCGTTCTTGGCCCTTGCGATCATCGCTGACGTTATGCCCCTTGTGGGAATTAACCGCGCTATCGTCAAAACGGGGCTTGATATGATGCAAACCTCGTCTCTCTCACCGTTTGTCATGATCCGTGATTTCCTCAACCGATCCGCCGTCTCTTCGGAGGATATCGCTTTTCAGATCGCTCCGCGCATCAATTCGGCTGGACGGCTCGAAGATGCATCCATCGCCCTTGAGTTTCTCATGGCCGATACGACAGAAAAAGCCTATCACCAGTTTGAACTCCTCACCGCGCTCAATACGCTGCGTAAAGAGACCGAAGCTCAGACAACTGCCGAAGCCATGCTGCACGTCAACCCGAAAGAACAGATCATCGTCGTTGCGGGGGAGCATTGGAACGAAGGAGTCGTAGGAATCGTCGCTTCACGGCTGGTAAACCATTTTCAAAAACCGGCCATCGTCCTCAGCGTCCATAACGGCATTGCCAAAGGAAGCGGGCGAAGCATCGGAAATGTCGATCTCTACTCCCTGATCAAATCGCAAGAGAAACATCTGCAAAAATTCGGCGGTCACAAAATGGCGGCGGGGCTGTCTATGAGCAGTGATGCGATCGAAGCGTTTCGTCTGGGAATCAACGAAGCCGCAAAACAGATCAATCCGGCCGACTTCATCCCCCATAGCGATATCATCGGCGAACTCGAACACGAAATGATCAATTTTCAGCTGTTGGAGCTTCTGGAGCGATTTGAACCTTACGGTGAGGGGAATCCCCGTCCGAGATTTTTAATCCGGGAGGCCGACGTCGTAACGGTCAAACTCTTCGGAAGCGACCAGTCCCACAGCCGTTTGGAGCTGCGCCCTTCCCGGCTCAGTCCGAAAACACTGGAGCTGATCGCGTTTCGGCGGACACTGGAGTGTCCCGAAAATAAAAAAATGTCGTGCAGCTATACCGTCAATAAGAACGAGTGGAACGGGCGGGTCTCGATTCAGCTTATGGTAGAGAGGGTATTTTAA
- a CDS encoding tetratricopeptide repeat protein translates to MDTFFIEFRDPLFGIVVFFILLFILSFLSYWWGRYKAAKEHTDLKSFLGKFESLGEGDKLAEQVQTNSLTSESWLLLAQSFEHQGNYEKSVEIYHALLSKNRDPIFQKDALLLLGKSFFKAGFLERARQTFMQILHNSPRTPQALHYLILIYEQLQQYDKALEVMESLQELSPGTSNEKLYIECRILLNDHRIDIDEKAQKLLELYSTHRQLGYMIFEWLFTYRPALAWRHYDQSLSQRLSDVLWRLRDENLDLDIIASNTFLRELFTAKGSVDLCLGSSVFELDVLIALRRCGVAKAALQFEYSCDECNTISFLPFHRCPHCHAIDSLQSIMNLSKERFEENNSLQ, encoded by the coding sequence ATGGACACATTTTTTATTGAATTTCGCGACCCTCTTTTCGGTATCGTCGTCTTTTTTATCCTCCTTTTTATCCTCTCCTTTTTGAGCTATTGGTGGGGGCGCTATAAAGCGGCTAAAGAGCATACCGATCTTAAATCTTTTCTAGGAAAATTCGAGTCTCTCGGCGAAGGGGACAAACTGGCCGAGCAGGTGCAAACCAACTCTCTAACGAGCGAATCGTGGCTTCTGCTGGCACAAAGTTTTGAACATCAGGGGAATTACGAGAAAAGCGTCGAGATCTATCATGCGCTCCTCTCCAAAAACCGTGATCCCATTTTCCAAAAAGACGCCCTTTTACTACTGGGAAAAAGCTTTTTCAAGGCAGGGTTTTTAGAGCGTGCGCGTCAAACGTTTATGCAGATTCTTCACAATTCTCCCCGTACACCGCAGGCATTGCATTATCTGATTCTCATTTATGAGCAGCTACAGCAATACGACAAAGCCCTGGAGGTAATGGAATCGCTGCAGGAGCTCTCTCCCGGAACCTCGAATGAGAAACTCTATATTGAATGCCGGATTCTGCTCAATGACCACCGAATCGACATCGATGAAAAAGCCCAAAAACTGCTCGAACTCTACAGCACGCACCGCCAACTGGGGTACATGATTTTTGAGTGGCTCTTTACCTACCGCCCGGCATTGGCATGGCGGCACTACGACCAATCGCTGAGCCAGCGGCTGAGTGATGTTTTATGGCGGCTCAGAGATGAAAATCTCGATTTGGATATAATTGCAAGCAATACTTTCTTGCGCGAACTGTTCACGGCAAAAGGATCAGTCGATCTTTGCTTGGGAAGCTCGGTTTTCGAACTCGACGTCCTAATCGCCCTTCGCCGCTGCGGCGTTGCCAAAGCGGCATTGCAGTTTGAATATTCGTGTGACGAATGTAATACGATATCATTTTTGCCGTTTCACCGCTGTCCGCACTGTCATGCGATTGATTCTCTGCAAAGCATTATGAATCTCTCAAAGGAACGATTTGAAGAAAATAACTCTCTTCAGTGA
- the rnhA gene encoding ribonuclease HI: MKKITLFSDGSALGNPGPGGYGAILRYGDKERIIRGGEAHTTNNRMELLGVIEGLRALKEPCDVTIISDSSYVIKGINEWLEGWIKRNFAKVKNPDLWQEYIRVSAPHRIEGVWVRGHNGHIENEQCDVIAKEEAEKFKKGLNN; encoded by the coding sequence TTGAAGAAAATAACTCTCTTCAGTGACGGATCGGCACTCGGGAATCCGGGGCCGGGAGGCTATGGGGCCATCTTGCGCTACGGAGACAAAGAGCGCATCATCCGAGGCGGAGAAGCCCATACGACCAATAACCGCATGGAGCTGCTCGGAGTGATAGAGGGATTGCGGGCGCTTAAAGAGCCGTGCGACGTCACTATCATCTCCGATTCGAGCTATGTCATCAAAGGGATCAACGAGTGGCTGGAAGGGTGGATCAAACGCAACTTCGCCAAAGTCAAAAACCCCGACCTCTGGCAGGAGTATATCCGGGTTTCTGCTCCCCACCGCATTGAGGGTGTCTGGGTTCGCGGCCATAACGGCCATATCGAAAACGAACAATGCGACGTAATCGCCAAAGAAGAGGCGGAAAAATTCAAAAAAGGATTGAACAACTAA